From Malaya genurostris strain Urasoe2022 chromosome 2, Malgen_1.1, whole genome shotgun sequence:
AAGGCGATGTGTAAAGAGCACGTAGCGAAACTGTGCTGCGAGTGCGGCAATATTATGTAACATGACTTgtgtaactttttaataataaatattcgcctttaacaattatgtttggtatttatttatatgatactactcaacaatatctgagaaacaatttttttacgctcaaagtaattaattttaacctttatcatcataaatcaacgaaacaacgttttttcgctaactcgaaaaaacgcgtattttcatttttcaaaaaaaatatagtttttggaataaatcaaaaaaccgttatggacatttgtaagaactactgttttacctttcaaatgcgagttatacaatgttaattttttttttcaaaaagttacagcattttgaaaaaaaacgtttttttcaaaaaaaattcaagacccgttaacatttttcattatgattttttttcaatcagttaaatgattaatctgacaactctattatatttttgagtcaatttcacacaaaataaaaaaaaaattattcaaattgacaaagtacagctcgatatacacccaatcaaagtcgccgggttaggctaaccctgtccgtactgaacgtaacttttttatagtccgtaccctgagggttaatgtGGAACAAAATATAGGGCATCTCACCAggaaatcaaataaataaatgtaaacaTTAGGTTatcaatgataacagatcatctgAATATAAATAAATCAGCTCGAAAGTTCTGGAATTATTCATATCACACCACAAAGAAGCGCTTACCGGCGAATGTTTGAATACAAAACAATTGTTTTCGTTGTTGCACACAATCAGTTCTTATCAGCTGTTTTGAAACTCTGTCCACAATCTTTACTAACTTTCTGCTTTTGTTTTCCCTATCACTTTCTCAGGTGTCGGCATGGTGCTCCGCAAGCTCGGTAACAGTGTCACACCGACGGTCGAACTGATCAAGGAAGGAGACGAATACACCTTCAACACGCTGTCCACCTTCAAGAACACCACCATCAAGTTCAAGCTGGGCGAAGAGTTCGAGGAGGAAACCGTTGATGGTCGCAAGGTGAAATCGGTGTGCACCTTCGAGGGCGACAATAAACTTATCCACGAGCAGAAGGGTGAAAAACCGACGACCATCGTACGTGAGTTCACCGGTAACGATTTGACTGCCACCATGACCGCTGGAAGTGCCAAGTGCGTCCGATACTACAAAGCCATCTAAGCGCGACCAGCCGCCGTCGTCCaacatcttcttcttcttcttcttcttccgcatCTAAGACGTGACTATGGTCACGCCAAATCTTCCATACTAAACATCACACATTCACGCTGGACGAATCctagtcatcatcatcatcatcagcataatTGCTCTTCTTCCGACGTACGACATGGAACCTATCATCCTAAGGACGTCTAAGTACTAACGGGCCGACGCGCACACCATgttgcaaaaaaacgaaaattcttACGAACGCAAGCCTTCTTGACCATACGTTTGTATCAATTGTAGGATAGGTACAAAACcatcttcgttttttttttgggcaattttgtttattattttacaTTCTATTATTCTATTTGTTGAAGTGAATTGAAATATCAAATTCTAGATATTATTACTGTGAAGAATGATCGACCAGAAAGAGTTCAAAATACATTATGAAGTATAATCGTATCGGTTCTGGTTTCTTGTTTTATTTCGTATTCGTCATTATGTTCCTTATATTCTCAAATACCTTACTGATGTCGCCTTAATCGAAAGTTCCAATTTTTACCTAAATGGACTACAAGCTGCCATCATGTACAAATCTACCGAGAGCTTTGTGTTCAGCATAAATAGGAATGAAACAAATAATATTATTTTGGTTTAACTCAAAgaaagaaatgtcaaaaataatgagAATAATGTGATAAGTTAGGCGACGGATATAGTATGATGGgtgagtcgatgcctttcacgcagcctacctgGGTTCAATTCTCAACCTTACCTGTGGTGTGGTACgatcggtggttttccaagCACcttttgcaattcgtgattcgtaCGCCGTTTCCGACTGCCATCTGCATTCTGCCATAGATGGTTCGCAATATCCTGCTTTCGAAAGTCACGTTgatcctctgccagcatagttcCGGTCTCGTGATCATAGAGAACAACAGGTCTAACGAgcattttgtagatggtcaatttcattTGGTGACGCACTTTTTTCGATCGACATTTTTTAGGTCTAAAGTATGCATGATTCCCTGCATAAATATGTCTCTGTTTTTCTCTGCTGGTATCATTGCCGATGGTCACCATCTccatatcgtcaccgtctatcaatattcacgGTATTCCCTTAGCTCCGGCTTTCGGTTcgttgtatgtttccatcatcatcTCAAAGCTACCTGTCCAATGATTGAGGTGCTGCGTAGTGTCATTATATTCGCGACACTTCAGAAGTACTCGTCGGATCGCGAGtatgcacagaaagaaaagatgaaacttacacgacatgtaaaccgatagtactatgaaatagacatcagttgaaacgaaaatctgatttaaaaccatgattgatgtaaattacattaaaattcatttagtttttcattgaacaagactgtatatttacaaaccgcttcgttttgtaatgtaaatttccattcaattacctgctccaaatatgtgcatgaaaataaatgtaaaatcacaaaatatttttatctgtgtgtgaTCCGTAGAGACATAGGTGCCACCCAACCCCACTTGGTACGTCCCTACGAATCCCTCATTTATTGATTACAGTCGACGACAGAGGATTTTGGAGAGTACGTTACAGGCGTACCTCCAAGAAGTCGAGAAGAATCGCAATTACCGTGCAattactctgctgaacgccgcctacaaggtacacaCCTATACACTTAACACCAATTATCGAGCTGGGTATAGTGAAATGCCGAAACAGATCGGCAATACACAATTTTGCTGATCGCACAGTAAGCAATATTATGTTTGCCGAGATTCATTTAGTTAATTTACTAATATTTCAGTAAAGTGCATTTTTCTACCGAGATTTGGCAAAATCTTGTGCTGAACTGCACCAGTGATTAACAATTATCCCGAAatcacttaccttacctaacagctataggcctggggtgtcctttgctgtatcaagcatacgtctccacaaaactcggtccatggctgctcgtcgccagccactcaaggcacggatgcttctgagatcaccctccacttgatcgatccaccttgctcgctgcgctcctcttcttcttgtaccagtcggattagattcaagaaccatttttacTGGGCTGTCATCCGACATTCTTATAACATGCCCAGCCcaccgtagacgtccgattttagctgtccgtacgatgggtgattctcctagcagctgctgCAATTTGTGATTCATACGccatctccacgttccgtcttccatctgcactccgccatagatggtcctcagtacctttctttcgaaaacactgagggcgcgttggtcctctgccagcatagtccaggtctcgtggccatagagaacaaccggtctaattagcgttttgtagatggtcaatttcatgCGGTggtgtacttttctcgatcggagggttttactgagtccaaagtacgcacgattccctgccaaaatacgtctatgaatttctctgctgatgtcattatcggcggtcaccactgagcccaaatacacgaactcgtcaaccaccccgatatcgtcaccgtctatcaatattcgtgatgggaggcgtagtgtttcttctctagagcctcttcctctcatgtattttgttttcgacgcatttatggccagtccgatacgcctagcttcagctttcagtccgatgtaggtttctatcatcttctcaaggttacgtgtcaccttatcaatatcgtcagcgaagccaaaaagttgtacggactttcggaagatcgtgccactcgtgtcgatcctcgctcttcgaatcacaccttccagggcaatattgaacaagatacaagaaagtccatcaccttgacgtagccctctccgagattcgaagagactcgagagcgtcccagatactcggacgtagcacatcactctatccatcgttgctttgaccaatcgcgtcaatttatccgggaaaccgtattcgtgcattttctgcaatagctgttctcgatcgattgtgtcgtatgccgctttgaagtcaatgaataggtgatgcgtgggtacgttgtattcacgacacttctggagtacttgtcttatcgcgaatatgtgatccgtagtggcgcgggctccagtaaatcccgcttggtacggccctacgaattccttagctattggtgatagacgacggcaaaggatttgggagagtaccttgtaggcggcgaaatcagcaaatgcgtttgtCGAAATTTCGAAACATGTATTAGCTTTTGCCGCACAAATTATGATACGCTTTAATGAAAGGGAGAGGATTTCGAATATAGTGACAAATTTGGACAGGGGGGAGGGTGAATTAGCGAAACGTTTCCTCGCGGAAGTTTTATTTTGACTCCTAAAGTATGTGTTTTTAATTCGATCTTTTGGCTTTTCTATATTAGTGGGGCGAGGAaacaatcagaaaaaaattattaataatataaatttattatCACACTACAGATTCACAACGACGCATAAATCCGCAATATTTCAATAAtgcaatattttaatttataaTGTGCGGGATGAATCATGTACACTTTAAATCAGTTATTTCCAAACTGGTCCCTACAGCCCTCTAGTGGGCATTAGCTCAGTGGTTAGTGAACTCAAAATTGTTATCAGGTGGGCAATGAGTCGCAAATAGTGGTCTTCGATAATAAAAAAATCCTTCTGAGAAAGGCCCTGAGTAAAATGTATTCATGACACGTTTATATAGACATGTCGATAATATACCATTGCGAAAAACAATTCCATTCcaatatagggtaagggctccctatttcatctcatttgtaaggacgtcgcctcaaaaccccgatttagccactaaaatcactataactatttcatattactgcttcatttgccttgctccacgttaggaattgattcacatttcttgaaaatttaagtaATATTCAtcaaaacacttatgatgtgttcactactctgctcctaatttcatctcaatggatttttatccatcctatcgttgggccttttttcatcctataaattagcaatggcgacagcaatcaaaacaaaatattccactattacactctcaggttcaaaatgtcagagttcttcttaaaaacggcctaatgccaactatgaaacaacacacgatatttttagaaccagtttgaaatcatttcaatgtttaaaaatttttcggtcgtttccgttacctttcgctttaaatttaaaattttattgtaaagttaatttggtgaactttaaataagaacaaaaaaggaattgttactatttaggcattagcccttctttaaacaaaatgcagagccagagatgccatttatacagatttatctgtattgtatagatttttgtgttcgcatactgatttaaatcaaagtacagattttatacagatttcctaaatttaatacagatttttccag
This genomic window contains:
- the LOC131428497 gene encoding probable fatty acid-binding protein, with translation MATWAGKKYKMEKSEGFDDYMKALGVGMVLRKLGNSVTPTVELIKEGDEYTFNTLSTFKNTTIKFKLGEEFEEETVDGRKVKSVCTFEGDNKLIHEQKGEKPTTIVREFTGNDLTATMTAGSAKCVRYYKAI